A region from the Mucilaginibacter sp. CSA2-8R genome encodes:
- a CDS encoding ligase-associated DNA damage response exonuclease, whose amino-acid sequence MSQKPLLEFTDKGIYCAKGKFYIDPWQPVDDAVITHAHADHAYAGHKHYLAHHLSREVMLYRLGEIKLQTVEYGETVIKNGVSITLYPAGHVIGSAQIRVESQGQVWVVSGDYKVEDDGVCAPFEPVPCHHFISECTFGMPVYKWKPQAELFTEVNKWWQQNRDNNLATVIVGYSLGKAQRILQNLDLSIGKVYTHGVIENTNEALRRNGIILQPTERITTDSVKEEVRRGIIIAPPSSVGTPWMRKFQPYSFGYCSGWMAIRGAKRRRAADRGFVMSDHADWDGLVSAIDATGCEKVYLTHGYTASFSRYLAEIGFDASEVHTLYGGEEEGAPPQLAEGDKQDAVAEDKLDNEITLSAEEELLNELPADEKQGGIK is encoded by the coding sequence ATGTCGCAGAAACCATTGCTGGAATTTACGGATAAAGGTATTTACTGTGCCAAGGGTAAATTTTACATCGACCCCTGGCAACCGGTAGACGATGCCGTAATTACCCATGCCCATGCCGACCATGCCTATGCCGGTCATAAACACTATCTGGCGCACCACTTATCGCGCGAGGTGATGCTTTACCGTTTGGGCGAGATAAAGTTGCAGACCGTGGAGTATGGCGAAACTGTCATCAAAAATGGTGTAAGCATAACGTTATATCCAGCAGGCCACGTGATTGGTTCGGCACAGATTAGGGTAGAAAGCCAGGGGCAGGTTTGGGTAGTATCCGGCGATTACAAGGTGGAAGACGATGGCGTGTGTGCCCCTTTTGAGCCGGTACCCTGCCATCATTTTATATCAGAATGCACCTTTGGTATGCCGGTATACAAATGGAAACCGCAGGCAGAGCTTTTTACAGAGGTTAACAAATGGTGGCAGCAAAACCGGGATAATAACCTGGCTACCGTTATTGTGGGTTACTCGTTGGGTAAAGCCCAGCGCATATTGCAAAACCTGGACTTATCTATTGGCAAAGTATATACGCACGGCGTTATCGAAAACACTAACGAAGCCCTGCGGCGTAACGGCATCATATTGCAGCCCACCGAGCGCATTACTACAGACTCGGTTAAAGAAGAAGTCCGCAGGGGCATTATTATTGCGCCGCCATCATCCGTAGGTACACCCTGGATGCGTAAATTTCAGCCTTATAGTTTTGGTTATTGTTCGGGGTGGATGGCCATACGCGGGGCCAAGCGCCGCCGGGCGGCTGACCGCGGTTTCGTGATGTCTGACCATGCCGATTGGGATGGGCTGGTTAGTGCCATTGATGCCACAGGCTGCGAAAAGGTTTATCTGACACATGGTTACACGGCCAGTTTTTCGAGATATTTAGCCGAAATTGGCTTTGATGCTTCTGAAGTGCATACATTGTATGGTGGCGAAGAAGAGGGAGCCCCGCCGCAACTTGCTGAAGGCGATAAACAAGATGCTGTTGCAGAAGACAAACTGGATAATGAAATCACGCTATCGGCCGAAGAAGAACTTTTGAACGAATTGCCTGCTGATGAGAAACAAGGAGGGATCAAATGA
- the folP gene encoding dihydropteroate synthase: protein MAKDTVFHKKATINAGGHLINLSTPKVMGIINLTPDSFFADSRKPAVVDALQQAGQMLADGAAMLDLGAYSSRPGATDISVQEETDRLLPVVEAIVREYPEAILSIDTFRAPVAEAAIKSGAHIINDIGGGQLDPDMFITVARLKVPYILMHMKGTPQTMVQQAHYKNVFNEVLDYFITLYAQLRQLGVHDVILDPGFGFAKTAEHSYTLLNRLDGINLLGLPILAGVSRKRMIYGTLGTTAADALNGTTVLNTIALMKGADILRVHDVKPAVEAVKLWQTTTAIQN, encoded by the coding sequence ATGGCTAAAGATACAGTTTTTCACAAAAAGGCAACCATCAACGCCGGTGGTCACCTTATCAATTTAAGCACGCCAAAGGTGATGGGCATTATCAACCTGACGCCCGACTCATTTTTTGCCGATAGCAGAAAGCCCGCTGTAGTAGATGCCCTGCAGCAGGCCGGGCAAATGCTGGCCGACGGCGCTGCTATGCTCGACTTAGGCGCTTACTCGTCCCGGCCGGGAGCTACTGACATTTCGGTGCAGGAAGAAACCGACCGCTTGCTGCCCGTGGTAGAAGCTATCGTACGAGAATATCCTGAGGCTATCCTCTCCATCGATACCTTTAGGGCACCGGTAGCCGAGGCTGCAATCAAATCAGGAGCACACATCATCAATGATATTGGCGGCGGGCAACTCGACCCAGATATGTTTATCACTGTTGCCCGGTTAAAAGTGCCTTACATTTTAATGCATATGAAAGGCACGCCCCAAACCATGGTGCAGCAGGCCCACTACAAAAATGTATTTAACGAGGTGCTGGATTACTTCATTACCCTTTATGCCCAGCTTAGGCAACTGGGCGTACATGATGTTATTTTAGACCCTGGCTTTGGTTTTGCCAAAACTGCCGAACATAGCTATACTTTACTTAACCGGTTGGATGGTATTAATCTTCTTGGGCTACCCATCCTGGCAGGGGTATCGCGCAAGCGTATGATTTACGGAACTTTAGGCACTACCGCTGCTGATGCACTAAATGGCACAACGGTATTAAACACCATTGCTTTGATGAAGGGCGCCGATATATTGCGGGTGCACGATGTAAAACCGGCTGTTGAAGCCGTTAAGCTTTGGCAAACAACTACGGCAATCCAAAACTAA
- a CDS encoding DUF1599 domain-containing protein: protein MSNTAIEYEAVINACKSLFIKKTRDYGTAWRILRPSSITDQIFIKAQRIRTLEEKKVSKVGDDITGEYIGIVNYCLIAMMQIDSKPEDALELPVETVSDLFDLYAQETYNLMLAKNHDYGEAWRDMRISSLTDLILMKLLRVKQIEDNQGQTLASEGVKANYQDMLNYAVFALIKLGPPSPPTP, encoded by the coding sequence TTGAGCAATACCGCAATAGAGTACGAAGCTGTTATTAACGCCTGTAAAAGCCTGTTTATTAAAAAAACGCGCGATTATGGCACCGCATGGCGCATACTCAGGCCATCGTCCATCACCGACCAGATTTTTATCAAAGCGCAACGCATCCGTACACTCGAAGAAAAAAAGGTATCTAAAGTAGGCGATGATATTACCGGCGAGTACATTGGCATTGTAAATTATTGTTTGATTGCCATGATGCAGATTGACAGTAAGCCCGAAGATGCCCTGGAATTGCCCGTGGAAACCGTGAGCGACCTCTTTGATCTGTACGCCCAGGAAACGTACAATTTAATGCTGGCCAAAAATCACGATTACGGCGAGGCCTGGCGCGATATGCGCATCAGTTCATTAACAGATTTAATATTGATGAAGCTGCTGCGGGTAAAGCAGATTGAGGATAATCAAGGGCAGACCCTGGCGTCAGAAGGTGTGAAGGCCAACTACCAGGATATGCTCAATTATGCGGTGTTTGCGCTGATTAAATTAGGTCCGCCAAGCCCCCCGACCCCCTAA
- a CDS encoding BT_3928 family protein: protein METLLNKDIRNRTAPSSGNWWIWFCRLAVGLLFIFSGLIKANDPLGFSYKLEEYFEVFHVTFLNDLALSMSVILCALEMILGFALIIGIRINSVTWGLLLLIVFFGFLTFYSAFFKVVQTCGCFGDAIPLTPWESFGKDMVLLALVLVLFFNRNCMQPLVSRAAEMRWLIAAVVIALGIGLYTYNFLPVIDFLPYKVGANIPDEMKTPLGAKPDEYELTYQLKNKANGQTKSMSDKEYLKTGIWKDANWVIQGDPERRLIKKGFEPKIRDLGIQDGQGNDYTQELLGNPFYNLMVVAYDLKHTNEPALNRLNALAVNLTQNYNMRTVMLTSASPTDAAAFSKAHHLTFEIYHADGVPLKTMVRSNPGILLLKNGTVINKWHYHTMPDYDALVKKYLQKQ, encoded by the coding sequence ATGGAAACGCTTTTGAATAAAGATATACGAAATAGAACTGCACCCTCGTCGGGAAACTGGTGGATCTGGTTTTGCCGACTGGCGGTAGGTTTACTTTTTATTTTTTCGGGATTAATTAAAGCTAACGACCCGCTTGGGTTTTCTTATAAACTGGAAGAGTATTTTGAGGTTTTCCATGTCACCTTTTTGAATGACCTGGCTCTGAGTATGTCTGTTATTTTGTGTGCGCTTGAAATGATTTTGGGCTTTGCGCTCATCATTGGCATCCGCATTAACAGTGTTACCTGGGGGTTGTTGCTGCTCATTGTATTCTTTGGCTTTTTAACCTTTTACTCTGCCTTTTTTAAGGTGGTGCAAACCTGCGGTTGTTTTGGTGATGCTATTCCGTTAACGCCATGGGAGTCGTTTGGTAAGGATATGGTTTTACTGGCTTTGGTGCTGGTGCTGTTTTTTAACCGCAATTGTATGCAGCCTTTAGTAAGCCGCGCCGCCGAGATGCGCTGGCTGATTGCCGCAGTAGTAATTGCATTAGGCATAGGTTTATATACTTATAACTTTTTGCCGGTCATCGACTTTTTGCCTTATAAAGTTGGTGCCAACATACCCGACGAGATGAAAACGCCGCTGGGTGCTAAACCCGACGAGTATGAGCTAACTTATCAGCTTAAAAATAAAGCCAACGGGCAAACCAAATCTATGAGCGATAAGGAATACCTTAAAACCGGGATTTGGAAAGATGCAAACTGGGTAATACAAGGCGACCCAGAGCGCCGTTTAATTAAAAAGGGATTTGAGCCTAAAATTCGTGACTTAGGCATACAGGATGGCCAGGGTAACGATTATACCCAAGAACTGTTGGGTAATCCATTTTATAACCTGATGGTGGTAGCCTATGATTTGAAACACACCAACGAACCTGCCCTGAACCGGCTGAATGCCTTGGCCGTTAACCTGACGCAAAACTACAATATGCGCACGGTAATGCTTACTTCGGCGTCACCAACTGATGCGGCTGCTTTTAGTAAAGCCCATCATTTAACTTTTGAAATTTATCATGCCGACGGTGTACCGCTAAAAACCATGGTGCGTTCTAATCCGGGTATTCTGTTATTAAAAAACGGTACAGTCATCAACAAATGGCATTACCATACCATGCCCGATTATGATGCATTGGTAAAAAAGTATCTGCAAAAACAATAA
- a CDS encoding ABC transporter permease: MLRYLFRKIGYSLAVMLGIVVVVFFLFNILPVDPARMTQGQRSDVQSLEAVRKEFGLDKPLPVQFAYYLNDLLPIGIHERTAEAKEQYGYVQILPISKTHALCLKWPYLRRSYQTHKEVAALLLEVIPNTLALATVAMLIAIVIGVFLGVVSAVHQNTWIDRLAVSFSVLGVSTPSFFAGIVIAWLFGFVWSRYTGLSMTGSLYSYDPFKGEVMTWSNIILPAVTLGLRPLAIIVQLTRSSMLEVLSQDYIRTAKAKGLDGNTIVYRHALPNALNPVITAIANWFASLMAGSFFVEYVFGYNGLGKVTVDALEMSDFPVIIGSILFIAFIFVVINILVDIVYVWIDPRVKLN; this comes from the coding sequence ATGCTGCGCTACCTGTTCCGTAAAATTGGCTATAGCCTGGCCGTAATGCTGGGTATTGTGGTAGTAGTGTTTTTTTTGTTTAACATTTTACCGGTAGATCCGGCCCGCATGACGCAGGGGCAGCGCTCGGATGTGCAGTCGCTGGAGGCTGTGCGTAAAGAGTTTGGTTTGGATAAACCCCTGCCGGTACAGTTTGCCTATTATTTAAACGACCTTTTGCCTATAGGCATTCATGAGCGGACGGCCGAAGCAAAAGAGCAATATGGATATGTGCAAATATTGCCTATATCTAAAACCCATGCACTTTGCCTAAAATGGCCGTACCTCAGGCGGTCGTACCAAACCCATAAAGAAGTAGCTGCTTTGCTACTGGAAGTTATCCCCAACACACTGGCACTGGCTACCGTAGCAATGCTGATTGCCATTGTTATTGGAGTATTTTTAGGCGTGGTAAGTGCCGTGCATCAAAATACCTGGATTGACCGCCTGGCTGTTAGCTTTTCGGTGTTAGGTGTTTCTACCCCTTCGTTTTTTGCAGGCATTGTGATAGCCTGGCTGTTTGGTTTTGTTTGGAGCCGATATACCGGTTTGAGCATGACAGGCAGCCTTTACAGTTACGATCCGTTTAAGGGCGAAGTGATGACGTGGAGTAATATTATTTTGCCCGCTGTAACTTTAGGGTTAAGGCCTTTAGCTATTATTGTACAGCTTACCCGCAGCTCTATGCTCGAGGTGCTGAGTCAGGATTACATCCGTACGGCGAAGGCCAAGGGATTAGATGGCAATACCATTGTTTACCGCCATGCCTTACCTAATGCATTAAACCCGGTGATTACCGCCATTGCCAACTGGTTTGCCTCGCTAATGGCCGGTTCTTTTTTTGTTGAATATGTATTCGGCTACAACGGCTTAGGTAAAGTAACCGTCGATGCGCTCGAAATGTCGGATTTTCCGGTCATCATAGGTTCTATTCTGTTTATTGCTTTTATTTTTGTGGTGATAAATATCTTGGTAGACATAGTGTACGTTTGGATAGACCCACGAGTAAAATTGAATTAA
- a CDS encoding shikimate kinase, giving the protein MSRIFLIGFMGCGKTTLGHKLAARLGYPFFDLDVVLEEQAGMSIAEYFSSFGETAFRLAESEVLKNTDYPENAVISTGGGLPCFFDNMTWMKANGTVVYIKLMPKVLANRLEHGKEERPLLRHKHGDELVTFITEKLAERENFYLQAQVIADGLSLTADKLVDILNVDKAADTKL; this is encoded by the coding sequence ATGAGTCGTATTTTTTTAATTGGCTTTATGGGCTGCGGTAAAACTACGCTGGGGCATAAGCTGGCAGCACGTTTGGGTTACCCGTTTTTTGATTTAGATGTAGTGCTCGAAGAACAGGCCGGCATGAGCATCGCCGAATATTTTTCGAGCTTTGGCGAAACAGCTTTTAGACTGGCCGAGTCTGAAGTACTTAAAAATACGGACTACCCCGAAAATGCAGTAATATCAACAGGCGGTGGCCTGCCTTGTTTTTTTGATAATATGACATGGATGAAAGCCAACGGCACCGTGGTATACATTAAGCTGATGCCTAAAGTACTGGCTAACCGCCTGGAACACGGTAAAGAAGAACGCCCCTTACTCCGCCACAAGCATGGCGATGAACTGGTAACTTTTATTACCGAAAAACTGGCCGAACGAGAAAACTTTTATTTGCAGGCCCAGGTTATTGCCGACGGGTTAAGCCTTACTGCCGATAAACTCGTGGATATCCTTAACGTTGATAAGGCTGCTGATACCAAGCTGTAA
- a CDS encoding SDR family NAD(P)-dependent oxidoreductase codes for MMLARTYLISGAGSGIGRAMAMQLAEQGHQCILLGRTQHHLQDTLKTLPGSGHQLLVADVRHAESLQQAAAVLGERPLNGLLANAGIGGENYWGETDRWDDIISTNLTGTYNFVNTFLPHLHKAEGIRHILITSSVLARLGVANYSAYCASKAGLLGLMRSWAVQYAPEEILVNAICPGWVDTEMSQDGLQGIADSIGITKNEFYNIAMQSVPLKRMSKPEEIAALAAYLLSQRSITGQTLDINCGAIMNS; via the coding sequence ATGATGTTAGCGAGAACTTATTTGATTAGCGGCGCCGGCAGCGGTATTGGCCGTGCTATGGCAATGCAACTGGCCGAGCAGGGCCATCAATGTATATTACTGGGGCGTACCCAGCATCACTTACAAGACACCTTGAAAACTTTGCCGGGTAGCGGCCATCAACTCCTGGTGGCTGATGTTAGGCACGCCGAAAGCCTGCAACAAGCAGCTGCAGTTTTAGGGGAGAGACCCTTGAACGGATTATTAGCCAACGCAGGCATTGGCGGCGAAAACTATTGGGGTGAGACCGACCGCTGGGATGACATCATCAGCACCAATCTTACCGGTACCTACAACTTTGTAAATACCTTTCTGCCGCATCTGCATAAAGCAGAAGGTATCAGGCATATTTTAATTACCTCATCAGTATTGGCACGTTTGGGCGTGGCTAATTATTCGGCTTATTGTGCATCTAAAGCGGGCCTGCTGGGTTTAATGCGCTCTTGGGCGGTGCAGTATGCTCCTGAAGAAATACTGGTAAATGCCATTTGCCCCGGCTGGGTCGACACCGAAATGTCGCAGGATGGTTTGCAGGGCATTGCCGACAGCATTGGCATCACCAAAAACGAGTTTTACAATATAGCCATGCAAAGCGTGCCCTTAAAACGCATGAGCAAACCCGAGGAAATTGCCGCTTTGGCCGCTTACTTACTCAGCCAGCGCTCCATCACCGGGCAAACGCTGGATATCAATTGCGGCGCTATCATGAACAGCTAA
- a CDS encoding family 10 glycosylhydrolase, which produces MTYRFVLMIAAWLTCLQLHAQTDTIKQLRPAPKREFRGVWVATVTNIDWPSSPKLSSDKQKSELINIFNFHQQAGINAIMLQVRPAADAFYAKSREPWSKWLTGPQGTPPNPFYDPLEFAVNEAHSRNMELHAWFNPYRATMDANYASLSPQHVTRIHPDWFFIYGGRKLFNPGLPDVREYIIQVILDVVKNYDVDGIHMDDYFYPYPIAGQRINDQAAFEQYGKDKFTDIRAWRRNNVDTLIHALADSIHKYKPHVKFGISPFGIWKNVSQDEEGSETSGGSSYYEQFADSRKWIEEGWLDYINPQIYWQFGNRAAAFEKLTDWWSDNAFNHHLYIGQGAYRIGEPRNSAFKNPDQVPAQIRYLRNNPRIQGSVYFSSASLRRNYGGLNDSLRNHYYRTPALPPLMLWLDSVAPNAPRQLLAGRTDRGLMLSWQIPILAKDKEAVYGYVIYRFYQGEQADLSNPEHIIHIQYNTANSFEDTTVQKGKHYVYYVTAIDRMKNESEAATITVPYQ; this is translated from the coding sequence ATGACTTACAGATTTGTGCTGATGATTGCCGCATGGCTTACTTGCTTACAGTTGCATGCACAAACCGATACTATTAAGCAACTTAGACCTGCACCTAAACGTGAGTTTAGAGGTGTTTGGGTAGCTACCGTTACTAATATCGACTGGCCGAGTTCGCCTAAGCTGTCATCAGACAAGCAAAAATCTGAGTTGATTAATATTTTTAACTTTCATCAGCAAGCCGGTATTAATGCTATTATGCTACAGGTACGCCCTGCTGCCGATGCCTTTTATGCCAAAAGCCGCGAACCGTGGTCTAAATGGTTAACCGGCCCGCAAGGCACACCTCCAAATCCGTTTTACGACCCACTGGAGTTTGCCGTCAATGAGGCTCATAGTCGCAATATGGAATTGCATGCCTGGTTTAACCCTTACCGGGCAACCATGGACGCCAATTATGCCAGCCTGAGCCCGCAGCACGTTACCCGCATACACCCCGACTGGTTTTTTATTTACGGCGGCCGCAAGCTGTTTAATCCGGGTTTGCCTGATGTGCGCGAATACATTATCCAGGTGATACTGGACGTGGTAAAAAACTATGATGTGGACGGCATACACATGGACGATTATTTTTACCCTTACCCTATTGCCGGTCAGCGCATTAACGACCAGGCTGCATTTGAGCAATACGGGAAGGATAAATTTACTGATATACGCGCTTGGCGCCGCAACAACGTGGATACACTTATCCATGCCCTGGCCGATAGTATACATAAGTATAAACCGCATGTTAAATTTGGTATCAGCCCGTTTGGTATCTGGAAAAATGTAAGCCAGGATGAAGAAGGCTCTGAAACCAGTGGTGGCTCATCTTATTATGAGCAGTTTGCCGATAGCCGTAAATGGATTGAAGAAGGCTGGCTGGATTATATTAACCCGCAAATTTATTGGCAATTCGGTAACCGCGCGGCAGCTTTTGAAAAACTAACCGACTGGTGGAGTGATAATGCCTTTAACCATCACTTATACATAGGGCAGGGAGCCTACCGTATTGGCGAACCACGAAATAGTGCATTTAAAAATCCGGACCAGGTACCGGCACAAATACGTTACCTGCGTAACAATCCGCGAATACAAGGCAGCGTTTATTTTAGCTCAGCCTCGTTAAGGCGCAATTACGGCGGACTAAACGACTCGTTGCGCAATCATTATTACCGTACGCCGGCATTGCCACCTTTGATGCTATGGCTCGACTCGGTAGCGCCAAATGCACCACGCCAGTTGCTGGCTGGCCGTACCGATCGCGGATTGATGCTGAGCTGGCAAATACCCATATTGGCTAAAGATAAAGAGGCCGTTTACGGTTATGTAATTTACCGCTTTTACCAAGGCGAACAGGCCGATTTATCTAACCCGGAACACATCATTCATATCCAATACAATACGGCTAACTCTTTCGAAGATACGACGGTGCAAAAGGGCAAGCATTATGTGTATTATGTAACCGCCATCGACCGTATGAAAAACGAAAGCGAGGCGGCTACGATAACAGTGCCGTACCAGTAA
- a CDS encoding YceI family protein, translated as MKKYSILIITLFMFTGAWAQVKQTVSKASVTYEIKNMGIKTNGKFGGAQADINFDKANLAGSSIEASIDVNTIDSDNAMRDNHLKGEDYFDAAKYPRIIMKSTSFKQKGGNNFVGMFNITIKGKTKAVEVPFTYTDSANTALFKSIFKINRQDFGVGGKSMVLADDVNVMLAVETSK; from the coding sequence ATGAAAAAATACAGCATCCTTATTATTACCTTATTCATGTTTACAGGTGCGTGGGCGCAGGTTAAACAAACCGTTTCCAAAGCATCGGTTACTTACGAGATTAAAAACATGGGCATTAAAACCAATGGGAAATTTGGCGGAGCACAGGCTGACATTAATTTTGACAAGGCCAACCTTGCCGGCAGCAGCATAGAAGCGAGTATTGATGTAAACACTATTGACTCTGACAATGCCATGCGCGACAACCATTTAAAGGGCGAAGATTACTTTGATGCAGCCAAATATCCACGCATTATCATGAAGTCAACATCCTTTAAACAGAAAGGTGGTAACAACTTTGTCGGAATGTTTAATATCACCATAAAAGGAAAAACAAAAGCTGTTGAAGTACCTTTTACTTATACCGATAGCGCTAACACCGCATTATTTAAAAGCATCTTTAAAATTAACCGTCAGGACTTTGGCGTTGGTGGTAAAAGCATGGTGCTGGCCGATGATGTTAACGTTATGCTTGCGGTAGAAACCAGCAAATAA
- a CDS encoding type III polyketide synthase, whose protein sequence is MGSCISAIGTANPNKKVTRHEAYQFMVDAFGLSPDHALRLKSIYDNSGIDYRHTVIDDFGADRADYTFFEPTPDLEPFVTTEKRLQLYQEKAIQVALNAVKHCLSGFEADMTSQITHLVTVSCTGMYAPGIDIDLVEQLGLPRTTERICINFMGCYGAINGLKTADYICRANPEAKVLVVSVELCTLHFQKHNTLDNWVANSLFADGAAAALIENTTQKTDARPGLELSSFYSEFMPESRNEMGWFVGNTGFEMKLTSKVSKQIKKHIKGVTDRLLQHAGLTAAQIGTYAIHPGGKKILEAVEEALELPEETNAFAYEVLREYGNMSSATILFVLQKIMQAGKLSGSNILSYAFGPGLTVEGMALKIQ, encoded by the coding sequence ATGGGCAGTTGTATAAGTGCCATAGGCACTGCTAATCCAAATAAAAAAGTTACCCGGCACGAGGCCTACCAGTTTATGGTGGATGCATTTGGCTTAAGCCCCGACCATGCTCTACGGCTCAAAAGCATTTATGATAATTCGGGCATTGATTACCGGCATACCGTAATAGATGACTTTGGCGCAGACCGCGCCGACTACACTTTTTTTGAGCCAACACCCGATTTAGAACCCTTTGTAACTACAGAAAAGCGACTGCAGTTATACCAAGAAAAAGCAATACAAGTGGCCTTAAATGCCGTAAAGCATTGTTTGTCGGGTTTTGAGGCTGACATGACATCTCAAATAACCCACTTGGTAACGGTAAGTTGTACAGGTATGTATGCGCCGGGTATTGATATTGATTTGGTAGAACAACTGGGCTTACCACGTACCACCGAGCGTATTTGCATTAACTTTATGGGCTGCTACGGCGCCATTAACGGCTTAAAAACAGCCGACTATATTTGCAGGGCCAACCCCGAAGCTAAAGTATTGGTAGTGAGTGTTGAGCTTTGTACACTGCATTTTCAAAAACATAACACCTTGGATAATTGGGTGGCCAATTCGCTTTTTGCAGATGGTGCTGCCGCGGCATTGATAGAGAACACCACTCAAAAAACGGACGCAAGGCCGGGACTGGAGCTGTCAAGCTTTTACTCTGAGTTTATGCCCGAAAGCCGGAACGAGATGGGCTGGTTTGTGGGTAACACCGGGTTCGAGATGAAGTTAACCTCCAAAGTATCCAAGCAAATTAAAAAGCATATTAAAGGTGTAACCGATCGCTTGTTACAACACGCCGGTTTAACGGCTGCTCAGATCGGTACTTACGCCATTCACCCCGGAGGAAAAAAAATACTGGAGGCGGTTGAAGAAGCCCTGGAACTGCCCGAGGAAACCAATGCCTTTGCCTACGAGGTATTGCGCGAATATGGTAACATGTCATCAGCTACTATTTTATTTGTACTGCAAAAAATCATGCAGGCAGGTAAGCTTTCCGGCTCTAATATTTTAAGCTACGCCTTTGGGCCGGGGCTTACGGTTGAGGGAATGGCGCTTAAAATTCAGTAA
- a CDS encoding NAD(P)/FAD-dependent oxidoreductase, whose protein sequence is MIDVVIAGGGLAGLFNALLLNRAGLQVTVIEKKSYPFHRVCGEYLSNEILPFLDTLGINVFSLGASRIDRLEVTATSGARLTQKLDLGGFGLSRYKLDHYLYEQCTQQGVKFLLNTQVDDITFANNKFTVTTRDAVLETPLVIGAFGKRSNLDNKLNRAFFHQRSPYVGIKIHARLNFPDDVIQLNSFKNGYCGVSKIEDDKYCICSLAHRNDLRRQGSLEALQENIINKNPYQKEIFDQAEWLMDKPEVINEISFRKKLPVEQHILMSGDTAGMIAPLCGNGMTMAIHSAKILSKIILQYYRPKRAFPLEQRLALEQAYRNAWNAQFARRLWVGRQLQRAFGNNQVMHWAVQTFNRLPRATNWLVQQTHGQAWE, encoded by the coding sequence ATGATTGATGTGGTGATTGCAGGCGGGGGCTTGGCCGGGCTTTTTAATGCCCTATTGCTTAACCGCGCCGGTTTACAGGTCACTGTCATTGAAAAAAAATCCTACCCGTTTCACCGGGTTTGCGGTGAGTACCTGTCCAACGAAATCCTGCCTTTCTTAGATACTCTGGGTATTAATGTGTTTAGTTTAGGAGCTTCGAGGATTGACCGTTTAGAGGTTACTGCTACATCGGGTGCCCGGTTAACACAAAAGCTTGATTTAGGCGGCTTTGGCCTGAGCCGTTATAAGCTTGACCATTACCTTTATGAGCAATGCACTCAGCAAGGTGTCAAGTTTTTGTTAAATACGCAGGTTGATGATATTACTTTCGCTAACAATAAATTTACCGTTACCACACGTGATGCAGTTTTAGAAACACCGCTGGTAATTGGCGCTTTTGGTAAACGGTCTAATTTAGATAATAAACTGAATCGAGCCTTTTTTCATCAGCGGAGCCCTTATGTGGGCATCAAGATACACGCACGGCTAAACTTTCCGGATGATGTAATCCAGCTAAACAGTTTTAAGAATGGCTATTGCGGGGTATCAAAAATTGAGGATGACAAGTACTGCATCTGCTCACTGGCACACCGCAATGATTTACGCAGGCAGGGCAGCCTGGAGGCCTTGCAGGAAAACATAATTAATAAAAACCCCTACCAGAAAGAAATTTTTGACCAGGCCGAATGGTTAATGGACAAGCCGGAAGTAATAAACGAAATATCTTTCCGGAAAAAATTACCGGTTGAACAGCACATATTGATGAGCGGTGATACTGCCGGCATGATTGCGCCGCTGTGCGGTAATGGTATGACTATGGCCATTCATTCGGCCAAAATATTATCCAAAATAATTTTACAATACTACCGGCCCAAACGAGCGTTTCCATTGGAGCAGCGGCTGGCCTTAGAACAAGCTTACCGTAATGCCTGGAATGCACAGTTTGCCCGCCGGCTATGGGTAGGACGGCAGTTGCAGCGGGCATTTGGCAACAACCAGGTGATGCACTGGGCCGTTCAAACATTTAACCGGTTGCCACGCGCAACCAACTGGCTGGTGCAGCAAACACATGGGCAGGCCTGGGAATAA